Proteins encoded together in one Eublepharis macularius isolate TG4126 chromosome 2, MPM_Emac_v1.0, whole genome shotgun sequence window:
- the HARBI1 gene encoding putative nuclease HARBI1: MAVPIAVLDCDLLLYGRGHRTPDRFKLEDVTDEYLVSMYGFPRQFIYYLVDLLGANLSRPTQRSRPISPETQILAALGFYTSGCFQARMGDAIGISQASMSRCVANVTEALVERASQFIHFPEDEASVQNLKDDFYGLAGMPGVLGLVDCIHVAIKAPNAEDLSYVNRKGLHSLNCLMTCDARGMLLSAETHWPGSLQDCTVLQQSALRSQFEARLHKDGWLLGDSSFFLRTWLMTPLHIPETPAEYRYNMAHSATHNVIERTFRTMRSRFRCLDGSKGTLQYSPEKASHIILACCVLHNISLEHGLDVWSSPTVGQMEQPEEEYEHMESLDSEADRVHQELLLTHFS; the protein is encoded by the exons ATGGCCGTTCCCATAGCAGTTCTTGATTGTGATCTCCTACTTTATGGGCGTGGACACAGGACACCTGATCGGTTCAAACTGGAGGATGTTACTGACGAATATCTGGTATCCATGTATGGCTTCCCACGTCAATTCATTTACTATCTGGTGGATCTTCTAGGTGCCAATCTCTCTCGACCTACCCAGCGTTCCAGGCCTATCAGCCCAGAAACACAAATTCTTGCTGCACTAGGTTTTTATACTtctggctgcttccaggctcGTATGGGAGATGCCATCGGCATCAGTCAAGCATCTATGAGCCGCTGTGTTGCCAATGTTACTGAGGCGCTGGTGGAGAGGGCATCGCAGTTCATTCATTTCCCAGAAGATGAAGCATCTGTCCAAAATCTGAAAGATGATTTCTATGGGCTGGCAGGTATGCCTGGAGTATTAGGACTTGTTGATTGCATTCATGTAGCAATAAAGGCACCCAATGCAGAGGACTTATCATATGTGAATCGAAAGGGCCTTcattctttaaactgtttgatgACATGTGATGCCAGAGGAATGCTACTGAGCGCGGAAACACACTggccaggcagcctgcaggactgCACTGTGCTGCAACAGTCAGCCCTTAGGAGCCAGTTTGAAGCTCGCCTGCACAAAGATGGCTGGCTTCTAG GTGATAGTTCTTTCTTTCTTCGTACTTGGCTCATGACCCCGCTGCATATCCCTGAAACACCTGCAGAATACCGCTATAACATGGCACATTCAGCCACTCACAATGTAATTGAACGAACATTTAGAACAATGCGTTCTCGGTTTCGTTGTCTTGATGGGTCGAAGGGCACCCTGCAGTATTCTCCAGAAAAAGCCAGCCACATAATCCTGGCCTGTTGTGTGCTTCATAACATCTCTCTTGAGCATGGGCTGGATGTGTGGTCTTCCCCAACTGTAGGACAGATGGAACAGCCAGAGGAAGAATATGAGCATATGGAATCGCTTGATTCTGAAGCCGATCGAGTTCATCAGGAATTACTGCTCACTCATTTTAGCTAG